A genome region from Ficedula albicollis isolate OC2 chromosome 23, FicAlb1.5, whole genome shotgun sequence includes the following:
- the SRRM1 gene encoding serine/arginine repetitive matrix protein 1 has product MSKVNLEVIKPWITKRVTEILGFEDDVVIEFIFNQLEVKNPDSKMMQINLTGFLNGKNAREFMGELWPLLLSAQENIAGIPTAFLELKKEEIKQRQIEQEKLASMKKQDEDKEKRDKEDKDNREKRDRSRSPRRRKSRSPSPRRRSSPVRRERKRSHSRSPHHRTKSRSATPAPEKKEATPEPEPSVKPKETVVQEATSNSDIPKAPKPEPPVPETKETSPERNSKKEREKEKEKTRQRSPTRSKSRSRSRSRSPSHSRPRRRHRSRSRRRPSPRRRPSPRRRSPPRRMPPPPRHRRSRSPVRRRRRSSASLSGSSSSSSSSRSRSPPKKPPKRPRPVSSPPRKTRRLSPPPPPPPPPPPPPPPGSPPAKARRSPSPPPSNRARKSRASASPARPAAPKHKSTEKRESPSPAPKPRKAELSESEEDKGGKMAAADSVQQRRQYRRQNQQSSSDSGSSSSSEEERPKRSNVKNGEVGRRRRHSHSRSPSPSPRRRQKDSSPRRRRRSPSPPPARRRRSPSPAPPPRRRRSPSPPRRRSPSPPPRRRSPSPRRYSPPIQRRYSPSPPPKRRTASPPPPPKRRASPSPQSKRRVSHSPPPKQRSSPTAKRRSPSESSKHRKGSPPSRSNRETRSPPQNKRHSPSPRPRASHPSSSPAPPRRGASASPQRRQSPSPSSRPIRRVSRTPEPKKTKASTPSPRRVSSSRSASGSPETAPKKHQGPASPARSRSPSANWSPAKKAKSPTQSPSPARNSDQEGGGKKKKKKKDKKHKKDKKHKKHKKHKKEKAAAAAAAAAVAAADTTSAQGEQETETEPKKETESEPEDNLDDLEKHLREKALRSMRKAQVSPPS; this is encoded by the exons AACCCAGATTCCAAAATGATGCAAATCAACCTGACTGGTTTTTTGAATGGGAAAAATGCTAGGGAGTTCATGGGAGAACTGTGGCCACTGCTATTAAGTGCACAAGAAAACATTGCTGGTATTCCAACTGCATTTCTGgaactgaagaaagaagaaataaaacaacgACAG ATAGAGCAGGAGAAACTGGCTTCCATGAAGAAACAAGATGAAGACAAAGAGAAGAGAGATAAGGAAGACAAAGacaacagagagaaaagagacagaTCCAGGAGTCCAAGAAG GCGCAAGTCCCGCTCTCCCTCCCCGCGGCGCCGCTCCTCACCCGTGCGCCGCGAGCGGAAGCGCAGCCACTCGCGCTCCCCCCACCACCGCACCAAGAGCcgcagtgccacccctgcccccGAGAAGAAAGAGGCCACTCCTGAGCCAGAGCCCTCCGTGAAACCAAAGGAGACTGTTGTGCAAGAGGCAACTTCGAACAG TGATATCCCAAAAGCTCCTAAACCTGAACCTCCTGTACCAGAGACTAAGGAAACTTCACCAGAACGTAATTCaaagaaggagagggagaaggagaaggagaagacTCGTCAGAGATCCCCAACTCGGTCCAAGTCCAGGTCAAGATCCCGATCCCGTTCTCCATCTCATTCTCGGCCCAGAAGGCGCCATAGATCACGGTCAAG AAGGCGACCCAGCCCGCGGCGCCGGCCGTCCCCGCGCAGGAGGAGCCCGCCCCGGAGAATGCCTCCCCCAcccaggcacaggaggagcagatCCCCCGTCAGGCG GAGAAGACGCTCCTCGGCCTCGCTGTccggcagcagctcctcctcgtcctcgtcGCGCTCCCGCTCTCCACCAAAGAAGCCTCCCAAGCGACCC CGACCCGTGTCCAGCCCCCCGCGCAAAACGCGCCgcctgt cccccccccccccccccccccccccccccccccccccccccccccccggcagccccCCGGCCAAAGCGCGCCGCTCGCCCTCGCCCCCGCCCTCCAACCGCGCCCGCAAGAGCCGCGCCTCCGCCTCGCCCGCCAGGCCTGCAG CGCCCAAACATAAGAGTACTGAGAAAAGAGAATCTCCTTCGCCAGCACCCAAGCCCAGGAAAGCAGAGTTGTCGGAATCAG AAGAAGACAAAGGAGGCAAAATGGCTGCAGCAGATTCTGTCCAACAGAGGCGCCAGTACAGGAGGCAAAATCAGCAGTCTTCATCTG ATTCTGGTTCTTCATCTTCCTCAGAAGAGGAGAGGCCCAAGAGGTCGAACGTGAAGAACGGGGAGGTGGGCCGGCGCCGCCGGCACTCGCACTCGCGCAGCCCCTCGCCCTCGCCGCGCCGGCGCCAGAAGGATTCCTCCCCTCG caggaggaggaggagccccTCGCCGCCCCCCGCGCGCCGGCGCCGCTCCCCTTCCCCGG ccccgccgccccgGCGCCGCCGCTCGCCGTCCCCGCCCCGCCGCAG GTCTCCATCTCCCCCCCCGCGCAGACGTTCTCCCTCCCCACGGAGATACTCCCCCCCGATCCAGAGGAGATATTCCCCATCTCCCCCTCCCAAAAGGAGAacagcctctcctcctccccctcccaaaaGAAGGgcctccccttccccccagTCCAAGCGCAGAGTCTCCCACTCCCCACCGCCAAAACAGAGGAGCTCCCCGACCGCGAAGCGGCGCTCCCCTTCCGAATCTTCCAAGCACAGGAAGGGGTCTCCTCCCAGCAGATCCAACAGGGAAACACGTTCtccaccccaaaacaaaaggCATTCACCTTCACCACGGCCTCGAGCTTCCCACCC ctcgtCCAGCCCCGCGCCGCCGCGCCGGGGAGCGTCGGCGTCGCCGCAGAGGAGACAGTCGCCCTCCCCCAGCAGCCGGCCCATCAGGAGGGTGTCCAGAACACCAGaacccaagaaaacaaa GGcttccacccccagcccccGGCGCGTGTCCTCGTCCCGCTCTGCGTCAGGCTCACCTGAGACAGCTCCCAAAAAGCACCAAGGACCTGCATCTCCTGCCCGCTCTCGCTCTCCTTCTGCAAACTGGTCACCTGCAAAAAAGGCCAAGAGCCCAACTCAGAGCCCATCACCTGCCAGG AACTCAGATCAAGAAGGTGGTggcaagaagaagaagaaaaagaaggataaGAAGcataaaaaggataaaaagcacaagaaacacaaaaagcataagaaggagaaggcagcagca gctgcagcagctgctgctgtggctgcagcagacaccacctcagcacagggagagcaggaaacaGAGACAGAACCCAAAAAG GAGACAGAAAGTGAACCTGAGGACAACCTGGATGACCTAGAAAAGCACCTGAGGGAGAAGGCCCTGAGGTCCATGAGGAAGGCGCAGGTGTCCCCCCCCTCCTAG